The following DNA comes from Erigeron canadensis isolate Cc75 chromosome 3, C_canadensis_v1, whole genome shotgun sequence.
tccattacATACTTTGTTCAATAACaacatttgacatttgtgttcttataatactAACGTTGATATcttttactgatttataattatttatttaatttaatattattagttaattatatatttattttattgatttattagttaaataattccttataattatttttaagtccttaaattatctctaaaattcatagatactTATTTATGGATTATTTACTGATCtttaagcctttttatttgtaatgttatgatttatacatttatttgtgcattatttctatttatttactaataatgattaattagtgatttttatttaataatttacttttaaattgtatagttcttatTCCTttgcttataattatttttccccagtaggttttggtcacttttatcattagTTATGCAGTTTGGATCAGATTCATaatttatacaatttattaattaatttatataccttttaattaccattttaattcattaaatcatagaaattcttacaaatcaccacaaaagcttttgtctaaaaatcccaggccttttaggcaacttatatcaattcaacctctcttgtgtttTTGTAATCTGAGGACTTTAAgcataaaaatcgtttaccgaaataacgttttaagcctcatttcttaagcaattTAGGTACTTCAAAAAGGATTTGTGctcttgtttcattttgtccagaaagtgcatcatattttgatggttCAAGTCGTGAGAGTGGTGGTagtgtgatatgtgtaattttgtgctttcggttagtgattatttgactcaaaaaggtgatttttgagcttgttattgccatgcatcaaatgaattgacttttatacttttgaaacacattatttccagtaggttcatcatattttcttgctcaaaagattatggtgcatgtgtgtgcttagtatgcatttttgcaagctttcggtttacgatttcaaacatattttaacaagttttgatttaagctttatatccttgacattttgtaaatttttccagaatatttaacatcaagattaacatatttttcacttatgacaagcctagcttcatctcataatccaacaaaagattcaacttttttaaatctaacaaacatgcaattatctcaactttttaacaataaatctttatccatctataATCCTTCATCACAAAAACatacttttatgaaaatttccAGAAGATATGTACCAAAAATTTACATAAACATGTTCATCTTTTCATGCAAAAAGGTTATCTTACAACTATCaatatatatcaacacttttgatgctaacttttataaatctaactttccaaaaacaaaagtccatatctttataaaatttccagaaaataaaacttcaaaatatataaaaacatgaccatctttcaaaggaaaaactactttaaaaactatataatctatatctacacttttgggtcttaaactagttaaatctttggatctttcttcatggattcaacatgcatgagcatggaaaaaaagatcctatcaactttgccctcatcaagtgtatattcaaaagaaaacataaccttttgataaaacctttttaatataaacaagaacaagattaatttAGTAAAAAGATGAAgttatatacccttgaagaacactttttggtGATGAAAATGGTGCAGATTTTCGTGGCTTCTTGGCTCCAAATAACCCTTACTTTACCCTTAAAATAACCCTTACTATGTAGCTTAGTGTAACCCTTGCTTAATCtaacctaaacccttattattaacaagtgtttagatgagttttgcTTTGTTTTTCCTCTCCTTTTTGGGCTGccgaaatgaagaagaaaagagggagaagaaagagttttttttttgagagaGAGAATAATAGCTTGTGTGTGAAAAATGTGaggagtgtgttttgtgtgagtttcaagagCGAGTTGGAAGAAGTAAAAATTCAAAGTatggagtgtgtgtgtgtgtgtgatgggGGGAACGGCCATAAGGGGGTAATGAAGGGGGGTTtcaccccttttttttttaattttttttttatgaaaagtgtaaggatatttgtataagttaggtgtatgtatatattttgtaagaatattaatttgtatagaTTTGTAATCTTACTGGATTATTTATCCtagtatatgcatatgtatatatgtcatgtgtatatatgtgtatgtatatatatttttgtgttttaagtttACTACATGGCTCATTGGTTGTaaatcttgtatttatattaaacatacatacatatacttattattattcaagcattttATGTAAATAAAGAACTTACAATTATTTCAAGGTGTTCATACTATTTCCATGatcaaatattatttagttggcttgatggtAAAATTGTTGGGCATTTATAACTAATTTTGATTGCTAGCTCAACCtgtgagacttatattattatctataatttAATCGAAtatcaattaaaatttttgttcaatgaCATGTTACCAAATTGAATTTAACACtaacaatagctttagattgctaatttagAGGCATTATCTACTAACTTTAAGTAtgactatggcttgcgggaacatagacaacctaactagcacgtatataatatttaaaaaagtagggttgttacacatGAGGTCCATGAAAGGCGCGGGAGCATTTGTGAGGTCAAAAGGCATGACAACAAATGTAAAATGACCGTAGCGAGTACTGAAAGCAGTTTTAGGGATATCTTCATTACGCACTTTGAGTTGATGATAGCCCAAACGAAGATCTATCTTGGAAAAATAcgaagctccttgaagttgGTCAAAAAGATCATCGATTCTCGGTAACGGGTATTTATTCTTGATAGTTACTTTGTTAAGTTCCCGATAATCGATACACATGTGCATActtccatctttctttttaacaaagaGAACAGGTGCACCCCAAGGAGAGCCCCCGGAATAAGATCAATAGAAAACTCAACTTGCCGTTCGAGAGGAATACCCGATAAATCTTCGGGAAAGACATCGGCAAATTCACAAACGATTGGAATGTCCTCAATGGATAAAGGTTTCTTCTCAACATCAACGATGTGAGCAAGATAAGCGTGACATCCATGAGACAAGTAACGTTGGGCATGAGCAACAGTACAAATGGATATAGGACGCTCATTTCTATCACCGTATACTACCGAGTCTTCACCCTTAGAAGTCTTCAAATAGATTGCTTTTTCGTCACACGCGATTTTGGCATTACAAGAGCTtaaccaatccatacccaagATTATATCAAATTCTCCCATTAGAACAGGAATTAAGTTGGCTTGAAAGAGTTCCATAGTGATCTTGATTTCACAATTTTTATACACATCTTTTACTATCTCTGTCCTACCATTTCCGACTTCCACTTGTAATGTACTATCTAAACTCGACTTAGACATCGGGATAACATGAATCATCCTAGTTGCAACAAAAGATCTATTCGCCCCCAAATCAAAAAGAATTCTCACAGGCACATTATATACAAGAAATTTACCTGTGACAACATCATCCGCATTCTTAGCTTGCTCCACAGTAAGTTGAAAGGATCTTCCCCGTTGGTTTCCATGAGTCTGAGCATTCCTTCTTTCTGCTTCTCTCCTCCTCTCCTCTTGTCTCTCTTCCTCGGTCAATTTAGGACATGAACTTTTCCTATGACCTTCTTCAAAGCACTTAAAACAAATGACGGGTTTAAGGGGCCTTGCCTTACAATCCCGACTCATATGGCTCGGTTTCCCACAGTTGTAGCATGCTTTTCTCCATTGACCTACAAGGACCAATATGACATTTTTCTTACAACTTTTACAAAAAGGAGCATTTCTTCTTCCGGCACTACTACCGGAGCCACCATTACAAAAAATTGGCATCTTAGGGACATATTTAGAGACGAGTTTAGGGACATTTTTTCTCCTCGCAATATATTTAGTGACATCTAGGTTATCGATGCTATAAATGAGTTGCAATTTTTAGTGACATATATGATCATGTCACTATAATTTGAGACAGAATTTGCAACATAATAATGCATGTCACAGATTTTTGCGATGTCAAAAGCAATGTTGCCATGTGCGTCTCAAATTTTTTTGTGTCATACTTAATTACGTTAATATACATATCGCTATTTTTAGTGACATATGCAAACGTATTGCTAACTATGTCGCTATTCCTGAGGCACGTCAATGTTTATGTTGCTACTTATgtcattatttttagaaatggtgTAGCTAAATGTTTCTTTATAATAggaaatattatataatatatacaaaatccaaataaaagATTTATCTAACCAACCA
Coding sequences within:
- the LOC122591563 gene encoding uncharacterized protein LOC122591563, coding for MPIFCNGGSGSSAGRRNAPFCKSCKKNVILVLVGQWRKACYNCGKPSHMSRDCKARPLKPVICFKCFEEGHRKSSCPKLTEEERQEERRREAERRNAQTHGNQRGRSFQLTVEQAKNADDVVTGKFLVYNVPVRILFDLGANRSFVATRMIHVIPMSKSSLDSTLQVEVGNGRTEIVKDVYKNCEIKITMELFQANLIPVLMGEFDIILGMDWLSSCNAKIACDEKAIYLKTSKGEDSVVYGDRNERPISICTVAHAQRYLSHGCHAYLAHIVDVEKKPLSIEDIPIVCEFADVFPEDLSGIPLERQVEFSIDLIPGALLGVHLFSLLKRKMEVCTCVSIIGNLTK